The sequence GCCGCCGCAGCCGAGCGGCCGACCGGCGTGCTCGACGGCACGGCGGGCGGCTTGGCCGCGCTGCTGGCCGCGCACCGGACGTACCCGTCGGCCGGGCTCCGGCACGCTGTGGGTGTGTGCGCCGACCGGCTCGCCGCCTCACCCGTCCCGGCCGCGCCGGGCTTCGCCACCGGCGCCGCCGGGGTCGGCTGGGCGCTGCTCGGCGTCGAGGGCCCCGGGGACGGCGAGCGGTACCGCCGGGCGGGACTGACCGCCCTGCGTGCGTCCGTGGCCGCGTTACCGGCTGCCGGCGCCGACCTCTCCTGGTGCACCGGCGCGACGGGAGTGGCGCTGGCGATCGCCGACCGGCCCGGAGCGATGGCGGATCCGGCGTTGGCGGCGGCCGTCGCCGCGGCCGTCGGGGACCTCGCGGACAGCGGACCGGTGGCGGACGGCAGTCTCTGCCACGGCGAATGGGGCCTGCTGGAGCTGGCGCACCGCACGGCGGCGGGCGCGGTGCTCGGGGCGCGGACCGCCGGGCGGCTCCCGCACGGCCCGCACCCCGCGGCCGGCGGCGGCGTCGCGGAACCCGGCCTGCTCACCGGCCTGTCCGGCCACGGCCTCGGTCTGCTGCGGCTGGGCTTCGCCGACCTGGTCCCGCCGGTGCTGCTGCTGCGGACGCCGGACCCCGGCCCGTCCCGCCCCGGCTCCGGAGCAAGGCCGCCGACGACGCCGGACATCCCGTAGCCGGGTCCCGTACCACCCGACGAAGACCACCGAGAACGTCCGCTGTGAAAGGAACCCCTTGATGAACACCACCGACCTCGTACGGCTCTGGAAGCAGCCCGCCACACGGCACGGCGCCGCCACCGACCACCCGGCGGGCGAGATCCGGCTGCGCAGCGGCGGCGGCCTCGGCCGCCGGTCCCAGATGCTCGGCACGTCCTCGGCGCTGCGCGGGACCAGCCCGTGGACCACCGTCAGCATCGACTTCCACGACGGGCGCCCCTGAACGCCCGCCGGGCGGCAGCGGCGGGCCGCGGCGGCGAAGCGTGATCATTCTTCCCGGGGAACTCTCTACTCAGCGCGAGGGCGCCACGGGTAGCCTGCGCAGGTGCACACTACTGCCCCGACCACCATCGGTCGCGAGATGGAACTCGGGCTCTTCCGGCGTGTGCTGACCGGCCTTCAGGACCGGGCGGGCCACACGGTCCTGTTGGTGGGGGAGGCGGGGATCGGCAAGTCCCGGCTGGCCGGGGAGTGCGCCGGCCAGGCCGAGTCGCTCGGCCTGCCGGTGCTGCGCGGGCGCGGCAGCCCGACCAGTGCCGGGATGCCGTACCGCCCGCTCATCGAGGCGCTGCATTCCCGCTTCCGGGTCACCGGCCTGCCCCAGGACCCGGAGCTGGAACCCTACCGCCCCGCCCTCGGCCGGGTGATCCCGGAGTGGCGGCACACCGCCGTGCCCGGCTATCCCGAGAGCGCGGTGGAGCTGGCCGAGGCCGTGCTGCGGCTGCTGGCCGTACTCGGCCGCGACCGCGGCTGCCTGCTCGTCCTGGAGGACCTGCACGAGGCCGACTCGGAGACCATCGCCGTGGTGGACTACCTGGTCGACAACCTGGCCGGGCTGCCGGTCCTGCTGGTAGCCACGCTGCGGCCCGAGCCGGGCGCCGCACTGGAGCTGGCCCGGGGCGCCGAGCGGCGCCGGGTCGCCACGCTGGCCACCCTGGAGCCCCTCGGCGCGGACCAGGTCGGCGCGCTCGCGGCCGGCTGCCTGGACCTGCGGGCCGAGCAGGTGCCCGCCGCCGTGGCCGAGCGGCTGAGCACGCTCAGCAACGGCAACCCGTACCTCGTCGAGGAACTGCTCGCCGAGATGGTCGGTTCCGGAGTGCTGCGCCGGGACGGCGACGGCTGGCGCGTCGCCGGCGACCTGGCGGCCGCGGTCCCGGTCAGCGTGGTCAGCGGCCTGCGGCAACGGCTGGCGCAGCTCGATCCGCAGGTGCGCGACCTGCTGCTGCTCGCCGCCACCCTGGGCACCGTCTTCTCGATCGGCACGCTGGAGCTGATCACCGGGCACAGCGTGCGGCTGCTGCTCGACCGGCTGGCGGCCGCCGCCGACTCCGGCTTCGTCCTTCCCGATCCCGGCGCGGTCGACCAGTACGCCTTCCGGCACGCGCTCACCGCGGAGGCGCTGCTCGCCGGGCTGCCGCCGGCCGAGCGGGCGGTCATCGCCCGCCGGGCGGCCGAGGCGGTCCTGGCCGCCGACCCGGCCGTCTCCGGCGACCGCTGCCAGCTGGTGGCACGGCTGCGGCAGCTGGGCGGCGACGAGGCGGGAGCGGCACTGCTCTACGCCGAAGCCGGCCGCCGAGCGCTCGCCGGGGGCGCGTCGGCCACCGCCGCGCAACTGCTGGAGCGGGCCCGGGGGCTGGCGGCGCCGGCCGACCGCACCGCCGTCACCGAGTCGCTGGTACACGCGACGGCCGAGACCGGGCAGCTGGACCGGGCGCTCGCGCTGGCCGAGTCGCTGCCGGACGCGGGGGCCGACGCGCTGGACATCGAGCGCCGGGTCGCCCTGCACACCAGGCTCGCCTGGGCCGCGGTGATCTCCGAACGCGCCGCCGACACCCTGGCACAGGTGGCCGCCGCCCGTGCGCAGCTCGGCGACCCGGCGGACCCGCGGCACACCGCCGCGCTGGCCGTGATCGAGGCCCACCTGGCGCTGCTGCCCGCGCACAGCGTGGATACGGCCGAGACCGAGCGGCTGGCCCGCGAGGCGGCCGAGGTCGCCGAGCGCGAGAAGCTCCCCGTGGTGGCCTGCCAGGCATGGCAGCTGCTCGCCCTGCTCGCCCGCAAGCGCGGCTTCGACGGCGCGGACGCCTGCCTGGAGCGGATGCTCGCCGTCGCGGAGGAGCACAGCCTGCCGGTCTGGCGGGTGGAGGCGCTGCTGCGGCTCGGCGCCAACGCCTTCCTGCGCAGCGGTGAGGCGCGGCGGATCCGGGAGGCGCGGGACGCCGCGCGCGACCTGGGCGCCCTCGCCCTGGTCCAGCACGCGGAGGGCCTGCTGGCGATGGACGCCGTGCAGCGCGCCGACTTCCCGGCCGCACAGGAGATCATCGACCGCTGCCTGGAGCCGAGCGCCCGGATGCGCAACCTCGGCGGCCACCGCTACCTGCTGCTGGTGGCCGCCACCCTCGCCGCCCACCAGGGCCGGCGGCGGCAGATGGAGCGGGAACTGCTCCGGTTCGACCAGGCCGACGAATCCACCTCTTTCCTGATGCCGGTCCTGCTCGGCCTGTGCCGGGCGTTCTGCGCCCTGCTGGAGGAGGACCGCACCCAGGCGCTGGCCGAGCTGGCCGCCGCGGCCGACTGGGAGGACCGGCACCCCAACATGTTCTACCTCAGCGGGCGGTACGGCCTCGGCCCGCTGCTCGCCGTCGTCGCCGGCACCGCCGACCGCGCGCAGTACGCGGCGGCCCTCGCGGCGCCCGCCGCCGCGCTGGCCTGGAACCGGCAGTTCCTGGTCCTCACCGACGCCGTCCTGCTCGGGCGGGAGGGCCGCGGCCGGGAGGCCGCCGGACTGGTGGACCGGGCGGGGCAGGAGTTCCCGGGGTTCCCGACCGCCCGTCACCTCGGGCTGCGGCTGGTCGCCGAGGCGGCCCTCGCCGACGGCTGGGGCGAGCCCGTCGCCTGGCTGCGGACCGCCGAGGAGTACTTCCACCAGGCCGGCGTGCGCTCCGTCGCCGGCGCCTGCCGGTCGCTGATCCGGCAGGCGGGCGTGCCGGTCGCGCAGCGGCGCACCGGACGGGAGCTGATCCCCGAGGGACTGCGGTCGGTCGGGGTGACGCCGCGTGAGTTCGACGTCTTCGCGCTGCTCGTGGATCGGCTCGGGAACCAGGACGTCGCCCAGCGGCT comes from Streptomyces sp. SCL15-4 and encodes:
- a CDS encoding helix-turn-helix transcriptional regulator, which encodes MHTTAPTTIGREMELGLFRRVLTGLQDRAGHTVLLVGEAGIGKSRLAGECAGQAESLGLPVLRGRGSPTSAGMPYRPLIEALHSRFRVTGLPQDPELEPYRPALGRVIPEWRHTAVPGYPESAVELAEAVLRLLAVLGRDRGCLLVLEDLHEADSETIAVVDYLVDNLAGLPVLLVATLRPEPGAALELARGAERRRVATLATLEPLGADQVGALAAGCLDLRAEQVPAAVAERLSTLSNGNPYLVEELLAEMVGSGVLRRDGDGWRVAGDLAAAVPVSVVSGLRQRLAQLDPQVRDLLLLAATLGTVFSIGTLELITGHSVRLLLDRLAAAADSGFVLPDPGAVDQYAFRHALTAEALLAGLPPAERAVIARRAAEAVLAADPAVSGDRCQLVARLRQLGGDEAGAALLYAEAGRRALAGGASATAAQLLERARGLAAPADRTAVTESLVHATAETGQLDRALALAESLPDAGADALDIERRVALHTRLAWAAVISERAADTLAQVAAARAQLGDPADPRHTAALAVIEAHLALLPAHSVDTAETERLAREAAEVAEREKLPVVACQAWQLLALLARKRGFDGADACLERMLAVAEEHSLPVWRVEALLRLGANAFLRSGEARRIREARDAARDLGALALVQHAEGLLAMDAVQRADFPAAQEIIDRCLEPSARMRNLGGHRYLLLVAATLAAHQGRRRQMERELLRFDQADESTSFLMPVLLGLCRAFCALLEEDRTQALAELAAAADWEDRHPNMFYLSGRYGLGPLLAVVAGTADRAQYAAALAAPAAALAWNRQFLVLTDAVLLGREGRGREAAGLVDRAGQEFPGFPTARHLGLRLVAEAALADGWGEPVAWLRTAEEYFHQAGVRSVAGACRSLIRQAGVPVAQRRTGRELIPEGLRSVGVTPREFDVFALLVDRLGNQDVAQRLSLSPRTVEKHIASLLHKTGSANRAELCRLARALCGD